From a region of the Mytilus galloprovincialis chromosome 3, xbMytGall1.hap1.1, whole genome shotgun sequence genome:
- the LOC143066638 gene encoding uncharacterized protein LOC143066638, whose product MEDSDGDITDIVTSGDEDSDDADVEMPDNAARQPNPWFSVVDKETFELDVNRDFEERIGPCGFEANFSPVDYFDKFLKTEDDDLIDRIVDETNRYANQCQTTENPTRHAR is encoded by the exons ATGGAAGACAGTGACGGTGACATAACAGACATAGTAACTTCGGGCGATGAAGATTCTGACGATGCTGATGTTGAAATGCCAGACAATGCTGCAAGACAGCCTAACCCTTGGTTTTCTGTGGTAGACAAAGAAACGTTTGAGCTTGACGTTAATCGTGATTTCGAGGAACGGATTGGGCCGTGTGGATTTGAAGCCAATTTTTCACCGGTGgattactttgataaatttttgaaaacagaAGATGATGACTTGATTGATCGCATTGTAGATGAAACAAATAG GTATGCCAACCAGTGCCAAACTACAGAGAATCCAACAAGACATGCCAGATGA